A genomic region of Dictyoglomus sp. NZ13-RE01 contains the following coding sequences:
- a CDS encoding ribosome biogenesis GTPase Der gives MVSFRDFLSLNKDIPLVSILGRPNVGKSTLFNRLSGEKKAITADIPGVTRDPLVHLCEYEGKTFYLVDSAGWGISDSLQDIIHERIMNVIESSDLLLFIVDGKEGLTSLDYEFVDILRKTNKKVILVVNKMEGKIDREDKIAEFTSLGFDTIIPISALHKENIDELLAKILEYIPNTYTYKEEEKIIKFAFVGRPNSGKSSLLNALIGMERSIVSEIPGTTRDAVDILWNYNSKNYLIVDTPGLRRPARVEEGLEELSVRKTLQTIKKIDIALMVIDLSIGIREQEKRILHYIEEQGKSCLIIFNKTDLIPSLQERRELEKLLKTQLTPFDYFPYIFTSAIRNYNVKKIIPWVDKLYEVRNMRVQTSTLNQFLREILDKVNFSRKGKLLKIYYITQVDVSPPKFVIFVNDPELVKENVINFLENKIRGKFSFVGTPLKFEVRGRE, from the coding sequence ATGGTATCCTTTAGAGATTTCTTATCGTTAAATAAGGATATACCCCTTGTAAGCATATTGGGAAGACCAAATGTTGGAAAATCCACACTATTTAATAGACTCTCTGGGGAGAAGAAGGCTATAACTGCAGATATCCCAGGAGTTACCCGAGATCCATTGGTACATTTATGTGAATATGAAGGAAAAACATTCTATCTCGTAGATTCCGCAGGATGGGGCATATCTGATTCCCTACAAGATATAATTCATGAGAGAATAATGAATGTAATAGAATCAAGTGATCTACTTTTATTTATTGTGGATGGTAAGGAAGGATTAACCAGCTTAGATTATGAATTTGTTGATATTTTAAGAAAAACAAATAAAAAAGTTATCTTAGTTGTTAATAAAATGGAAGGCAAAATAGATAGGGAGGATAAAATTGCTGAATTTACATCTCTTGGTTTTGACACCATCATACCAATATCTGCATTACACAAAGAAAATATAGATGAGCTTTTAGCGAAGATCTTAGAGTATATTCCTAATACTTACACTTACAAAGAAGAGGAAAAAATTATTAAATTTGCCTTTGTGGGAAGACCAAATAGTGGAAAATCGTCTCTCCTTAATGCACTTATTGGTATGGAAAGAAGCATAGTAAGTGAGATACCAGGCACTACTCGTGATGCTGTTGATATTTTATGGAATTATAATAGCAAAAATTATCTTATTGTTGATACTCCTGGATTAAGAAGACCTGCAAGAGTTGAGGAGGGGCTTGAAGAACTTTCTGTCAGAAAGACTTTACAAACAATAAAAAAAATAGATATCGCTCTTATGGTTATTGATCTTTCAATTGGTATTAGAGAACAAGAAAAAAGAATATTGCATTATATAGAGGAACAAGGAAAATCTTGCCTAATAATTTTTAATAAAACAGACCTTATTCCATCTCTTCAAGAAAGGAGGGAATTAGAAAAGTTATTAAAAACTCAATTAACTCCTTTTGATTATTTCCCATATATATTTACCTCCGCTATAAGAAACTATAATGTGAAAAAGATTATCCCGTGGGTTGATAAACTATATGAGGTTAGGAATATGAGAGTACAAACCTCTACCTTGAACCAATTTTTAAGAGAGATTTTAGATAAAGTAAACTTTAGTAGAAAAGGAAAACTATTAAAAATCTACTATATTACGCAGGTAGATGTATCTCCACCAAAGTTTGTAATCTTTGTAAATGATCCAGAACTTGTAAAAGAAAATGTAATAAATTTTTTAGAGAATAAAATTAGAGGGAAGTTTTCTTTTGTAGGAACCCCATTAAAATTTGAAGTGAGAGGGAGAGAATGA
- the ispH gene encoding 4-hydroxy-3-methylbut-2-enyl diphosphate reductase, which produces MIVYVIKPFGFCSGVRRSINLALDIKKNRDEVYTLGALVHNPKVIEELERENIKLWSSQEKPKNKTLLIRAHGLPWYEVEEYKSLGNEIFDATCPLVKKVQKIVEFLVNNKYSVIIIGEKKHPEVKGILSYAKGNGFVVQNKDDLDIVKNLRRVGIVSQTTQNWEEVKELIYYILDFPKEIRIFNTICPEVEERQKKAEEISKEVHVMLVLGGKNSANTKRLFQISSKNTTTYHIENVEELRKDWFDNNKVVGIISGTSTPDDIIKEVIERLREWYPLEISYR; this is translated from the coding sequence ATGATTGTTTATGTAATTAAACCGTTTGGATTTTGCTCTGGTGTTAGGCGATCTATAAATTTAGCTTTAGATATAAAGAAGAATAGAGATGAGGTTTATACCTTAGGTGCATTAGTGCATAATCCAAAAGTAATTGAGGAACTTGAAAGGGAAAATATTAAACTTTGGAGTTCTCAGGAGAAGCCAAAAAATAAAACATTACTTATTAGAGCTCATGGCCTTCCTTGGTATGAGGTTGAGGAGTATAAGAGTTTAGGAAATGAAATATTTGACGCAACTTGTCCATTAGTTAAAAAGGTCCAAAAGATAGTGGAATTTTTGGTTAATAATAAATATAGTGTAATTATTATTGGGGAAAAAAAGCACCCAGAAGTGAAAGGTATATTAAGTTATGCTAAAGGAAATGGCTTTGTGGTACAAAATAAAGATGATCTTGATATTGTTAAAAATTTAAGAAGGGTTGGAATTGTTTCACAGACTACTCAAAATTGGGAAGAAGTGAAAGAATTGATATATTATATTTTAGATTTTCCAAAGGAAATAAGAATTTTTAATACTATATGTCCTGAGGTGGAAGAAAGACAGAAAAAGGCGGAGGAAATTTCCAAAGAAGTGCATGTCATGCTGGTTTTAGGTGGAAAAAATAGTGCAAATACGAAACGTCTTTTTCAAATTTCTTCTAAAAATACCACTACTTATCATATAGAAAATGTAGAAGAATTGAGAAAGGATTGGTTTGATAATAACAAAGTTGTTGGTATAATAAGTGGTACTTCGACTCCTGATGATATTATAAAAGAGGTAATAGAAAGGTTGAGAGAATGGTATCCTTTAGAGATTTCTTATCGTTAA
- a CDS encoding 1-acyl-sn-glycerol-3-phosphate acyltransferase — MKDRVSKFFYRLIARTVRFLLKLIWKYEVKNIENLPDPPYLIVANHLSLLDPFIIGAIYDFRLYYLAKQEIFKFPLTRPLIRWLGGIDVDRKDFKKDSWKRIKRLIEDKNILVIFPEGTRNENPEKGLLPLKAGASVLAMQYGLTIVPMGIIGTDKVWKRGKILPNLNYKVLVKIGKPIKVDKILKPTKDDIIKLNNKIKEAISNLIS, encoded by the coding sequence ATGAAAGATAGAGTATCTAAGTTTTTTTATAGACTTATAGCAAGAACTGTAAGATTTTTGTTGAAGTTGATATGGAAATATGAAGTAAAAAATATAGAAAACCTACCTGATCCACCGTATTTAATAGTAGCAAACCATCTAAGTCTATTAGATCCATTTATTATAGGTGCTATTTATGATTTTAGGCTTTATTATTTAGCTAAACAGGAAATTTTTAAATTTCCTCTTACAAGGCCACTTATTAGGTGGCTTGGAGGTATTGATGTAGATAGAAAAGATTTTAAAAAGGACTCTTGGAAAAGAATAAAAAGATTAATAGAAGATAAAAATATCTTGGTAATTTTCCCTGAAGGGACAAGAAATGAAAATCCCGAGAAAGGACTTCTTCCTCTTAAGGCAGGTGCATCTGTTCTTGCCATGCAATATGGTCTTACTATTGTTCCTATGGGGATCATAGGTACGGATAAGGTTTGGAAAAGAGGTAAAATTTTGCCAAATTTGAACTACAAAGTTTTAGTTAAAATTGGTAAACCCATTAAAGTTGATAAGATATTAAAACCAACAAAGGATGATATAATTAAGTTAAATAATAAGATTAAAGAAGCTATTTCAAACTTAATATCATGA
- a CDS encoding 1-acyl-sn-glycerol-3-phosphate acyltransferase produces MRKKKYSFQIFVYKELATIFRILLRIFYKFEIKGIENIPKEGPAIIAPNHRSSLDVIVIASAIPRPIKALGKIERFKYPIFGRFARYLGGIPVDREHPDKSTIKTALEILKNGNLLLIFPEGTRIGSHKKIESAKRGVAYFASKTNAPIIPTAIVGADKIWPPERRIPKMRGKIKVVFGEPMYYSYGRSKIEEEEFTRRLMETINTLLVMEK; encoded by the coding sequence ATGAGAAAGAAGAAGTATAGTTTTCAAATATTTGTATATAAAGAATTAGCTACCATATTTAGAATACTCCTCAGGATATTCTATAAGTTTGAGATAAAGGGAATTGAGAATATTCCTAAGGAAGGTCCAGCTATTATTGCTCCAAATCATAGAAGTAGCTTAGATGTTATTGTTATTGCTTCAGCTATTCCACGCCCTATAAAAGCCTTGGGAAAAATAGAAAGGTTTAAGTATCCCATATTTGGAAGGTTTGCAAGATATTTAGGGGGAATTCCTGTAGATAGAGAGCATCCAGATAAATCTACTATAAAAACTGCCCTTGAGATTTTAAAAAATGGAAATCTGCTCTTAATATTTCCTGAGGGTACTCGCATTGGAAGTCACAAAAAAATAGAATCAGCAAAGAGAGGAGTAGCTTACTTTGCCTCAAAAACAAATGCCCCTATTATACCAACTGCCATAGTTGGTGCAGATAAGATATGGCCTCCCGAAAGAAGGATACCTAAAATGAGAGGAAAAATTAAAGTGGTTTTTGGAGAGCCCATGTATTACTCCTATGGGAGAAGTAAGATAGAGGAGGAAGAATTCACAAGACGATTGATGGAAACAATAAATACACTTCTGGTGATGGAAAAATGA
- a CDS encoding branched-chain amino acid ABC transporter permease — protein MLMSIFSWETIASAIRMTTPLAFASLGGVYSERSGVVNIALEGIMLVGAFSAAVFVYFFNNPWFAIFMAGISGVLFSLIHAIVSINFRVNQIISGVALNMLATGGTTFLSRLIFKAAGSSPHLEGLKPWSIPILSSIPGIGKIFSDLSPLIVIMFLFVILSHFILFKTVFGLRLRSVGENPQAADTLGVNVYLYRYIGVLISGFLGGLGGAFLSLEHARVFVETMTVGRGYIALAAMIFGKWTPFGSLFACFLFGLAEAVRMRIEGVGIPTQFIQMIPYVLTMLVLAGAVGRAIPPAADGIPYEKEEV, from the coding sequence ATGTTGATGTCCATCTTTTCCTGGGAAACAATTGCTTCAGCAATAAGAATGACAACACCACTTGCCTTTGCCTCCTTAGGTGGTGTCTATTCTGAGAGGAGTGGTGTTGTTAATATAGCTTTGGAAGGAATAATGCTTGTTGGTGCCTTTTCTGCAGCAGTTTTCGTCTACTTTTTTAATAATCCATGGTTTGCAATATTTATGGCTGGTATCTCAGGAGTTTTATTTTCTCTTATCCATGCAATAGTTTCTATTAATTTTAGAGTGAACCAGATAATAAGTGGAGTTGCATTAAATATGTTAGCAACAGGAGGAACAACCTTCCTTTCAAGGTTGATATTTAAGGCTGCTGGATCTTCTCCCCATTTAGAAGGGCTTAAACCATGGTCTATTCCTATTCTTTCTTCCATTCCTGGGATTGGAAAAATCTTTTCCGATCTTTCTCCTTTGATAGTAATTATGTTCTTGTTTGTAATATTATCACACTTCATACTTTTCAAAACCGTTTTTGGTTTAAGATTAAGATCAGTTGGAGAAAATCCCCAAGCTGCAGATACCTTAGGAGTAAATGTTTATCTATATAGATATATTGGAGTACTGATAAGTGGATTTTTAGGTGGTTTAGGTGGGGCTTTCTTATCCTTAGAACATGCAAGAGTCTTTGTGGAGACAATGACTGTTGGAAGAGGTTATATTGCATTAGCTGCCATGATTTTTGGTAAATGGACTCCTTTTGGTTCCCTTTTTGCATGTTTTCTTTTTGGTTTAGCTGAGGCTGTAAGAATGAGAATAGAAGGTGTAGGAATTCCCACCCAATTTATTCAAATGATACCATACGTCTTAACAATGTTGGTACTTGCAGGAGCAGTAGGAAGAGCTATTCCTCCAGCGGCAGATGGAATTCCTTATGAGAAAGAAGAAGTATAG
- a CDS encoding sugar ABC transporter permease gives MRVGSFLKDLLWNILSPAISIILALILGGFVILALGFNPLKIYPEVIGFALGNPVGWGYVLFNATSLILAGLAVAVAFKGGLFNIGVEGQILVGGMLSAVVGLYLPKMPWFIHLPIVLLFAAIGGMIWAFIPGILRAKLGVHEVINTIMMNWIAYALTNYLVINVVRETGVRYPLPQTSELPPSATLPRLGVLFQSIGINIPESNPLNASLLISILMLILVYLLLWRTRLGYEIRAIGSNPLAAENGGIVISRTILLTMLLSGAIAGLTSINDVLGYRHRFLDNFTHGIGFTGIAVALLGKNHPVGIFFSALLFGALDRMAIGMDVFTHIPREIISILQAIIIITVAVGNEVLSRFIKRRRKK, from the coding sequence TTGAGAGTAGGATCTTTTCTTAAAGATTTACTTTGGAATATTTTAAGTCCAGCAATTTCAATTATATTAGCTTTAATTTTAGGGGGGTTTGTAATTTTAGCATTAGGATTTAATCCTTTAAAAATATATCCAGAGGTTATAGGTTTTGCATTGGGAAATCCTGTAGGATGGGGATATGTTCTTTTTAATGCTACCTCTTTAATTCTTGCTGGACTTGCTGTTGCAGTAGCTTTTAAGGGTGGATTGTTTAATATTGGAGTTGAAGGACAAATTTTAGTTGGAGGAATGTTGTCCGCTGTTGTAGGGCTCTATCTACCAAAGATGCCTTGGTTTATTCATTTACCAATAGTTTTATTATTTGCTGCAATTGGAGGAATGATCTGGGCTTTTATTCCAGGAATATTAAGAGCAAAATTAGGCGTGCATGAAGTTATAAATACAATTATGATGAACTGGATAGCCTATGCATTAACTAATTATTTAGTAATTAATGTGGTAAGGGAGACAGGGGTAAGATATCCTCTGCCTCAAACATCTGAACTTCCCCCTTCAGCTACCCTTCCAAGATTAGGTGTACTTTTCCAAAGTATTGGTATAAATATACCAGAAAGTAATCCTTTAAATGCATCTTTGCTTATAAGCATCTTAATGTTGATTCTTGTATATCTTTTATTATGGAGAACCAGATTAGGCTACGAGATAAGAGCTATTGGAAGCAATCCACTTGCAGCTGAAAATGGAGGAATTGTGATATCAAGAACCATTTTATTGACAATGCTACTAAGTGGAGCAATAGCAGGATTAACAAGTATTAACGATGTATTGGGGTATAGACATAGATTTTTGGATAACTTTACCCATGGTATTGGATTTACTGGAATTGCTGTTGCTTTATTAGGTAAAAACCATCCTGTGGGAATATTTTTCTCTGCTCTTTTATTCGGTGCTTTAGATAGAATGGCGATTGGTATGGATGTATTTACTCATATCCCCAGGGAAATAATCTCAATTCTTCAAGCCATTATAATAATTACAGTTGCTGTAGGGAATGAAGTATTATCAAGATTTATTAAAAGAAGGAGGAAGAAATAA
- a CDS encoding ABC transporter ATP-binding protein: MEEIIRMEEIVKTFPGVIANDHVSLSIYNKEIHAIVGENGAGKSTLMKILYGLYRPDRGKIFVKGKQVQINEPRIAISLGIGMVHQHFMLIPNFTVAENIILGAEPKNNITLDYKKAIEKINEISNSIGFKIDPNEKVENLSVGQAQRVEILKLLYRGADILILDEPTAVLAPQEVEELFYNLRKLNEQGKTIIFISHKLNEVLEISHRVTVMRRGKVVKTLNTKDTNKQELAQLMVGREIFLQTSKGPYNPGSEILRVENLSVKSRRGLLAVKNVSFNVREGEIVGIAGVEGNGQTELIEAIVGLLPVEKGKILIKGKDFTKSSVLERRAILGHIPEDRHKRGLILDFSVAENCILGLHHLPKFSKGLLLDYKKIFDHADSIVKEYNVATPNLKIPIRNLSGGNQQKIVAGREMSTSPYLLIAAQPTRGLDIGATEFVHSLLARLRDQGKAILLISSDLDEIFNLSDRILVMYNGEIVGAFYTKETDEKEIGYYMMGVKRKELAKEALS, encoded by the coding sequence GTGGAAGAGATAATTAGAATGGAAGAAATAGTAAAAACCTTTCCTGGAGTTATAGCGAATGATCATGTTAGCTTATCTATTTATAACAAAGAGATCCATGCAATTGTTGGTGAAAATGGAGCTGGTAAATCTACACTAATGAAAATACTCTATGGTCTATATAGACCTGATAGAGGAAAAATATTTGTAAAAGGGAAACAAGTTCAAATAAATGAGCCAAGGATTGCAATTTCTCTTGGAATTGGAATGGTGCATCAACATTTTATGCTTATACCTAATTTTACTGTTGCTGAGAATATTATTCTTGGAGCAGAACCTAAAAATAATATTACTTTAGATTATAAGAAGGCTATTGAGAAGATAAATGAAATTTCAAATAGCATTGGATTTAAGATTGATCCTAATGAAAAAGTTGAAAATCTGTCTGTGGGGCAAGCCCAGAGAGTTGAAATTTTAAAGCTTCTCTATAGAGGAGCGGACATTTTGATTCTTGATGAGCCTACAGCTGTACTTGCTCCTCAAGAGGTAGAGGAGCTTTTTTATAATCTTAGAAAACTAAACGAGCAAGGAAAAACAATAATTTTCATTTCTCATAAATTAAATGAAGTGCTTGAAATTTCCCATAGAGTAACAGTAATGCGTAGAGGAAAAGTAGTAAAAACATTGAATACAAAAGATACAAATAAACAGGAATTAGCTCAATTAATGGTTGGTAGGGAAATCTTTTTGCAGACGAGCAAGGGACCATATAATCCCGGAAGCGAAATCTTAAGGGTAGAAAACCTATCTGTAAAAAGCAGAAGAGGGCTTTTAGCTGTAAAGAATGTAAGTTTTAATGTTAGAGAAGGGGAGATTGTTGGAATCGCTGGGGTAGAAGGAAATGGACAAACAGAATTAATTGAGGCTATTGTTGGTTTATTACCTGTTGAAAAAGGTAAAATTTTAATTAAGGGAAAGGATTTTACAAAAAGTTCTGTTTTAGAGAGGAGAGCAATTCTTGGTCATATACCTGAGGATAGACATAAGAGGGGATTAATTCTTGATTTTTCGGTAGCAGAAAATTGTATATTAGGTCTTCATCATTTACCGAAATTTTCTAAAGGATTGCTTTTAGATTACAAAAAAATTTTTGATCATGCGGATAGCATAGTAAAGGAATACAATGTTGCAACCCCTAATTTAAAAATACCTATTAGGAATTTATCAGGTGGAAACCAACAAAAAATTGTAGCAGGTCGAGAAATGAGTACTTCACCTTATTTACTAATTGCTGCACAGCCTACAAGAGGATTGGATATTGGTGCTACTGAGTTTGTTCATTCATTGCTTGCCAGATTAAGAGATCAAGGAAAAGCTATCCTGCTTATTTCTTCCGATTTAGATGAAATATTTAATCTTAGCGATAGGATTCTTGTTATGTACAATGGTGAGATTGTTGGAGCCTTTTACACAAAAGAAACTGATGAAAAAGAGATAGGTTATTATATGATGGGAGTAAAGAGAAAAGAATTGGCAAAGGAGGCTTTAAGTTGA